The Cyanobacteria bacterium GSL.Bin1 genome includes a region encoding these proteins:
- the ureG gene encoding urease accessory protein UreG, with translation MNTLRVGIAGPVGSGKTALLDALCKTMRDTYQLAVVTNDIYTQEDAQFLVRSQALARDRVLGVETGGCPHTAIREDASLNLAAIEQLENQFNPLDLLFVESGGDNLAATFSPELVDLTIYVIDVAAGDKIPRKGGPGITKSDLLVINKIDLAPYVGADLSVMERDAKKMRGEKPFVFTNLKQQQGLTTVQDFIRSHLI, from the coding sequence ATGAACACCTTACGAGTTGGAATTGCCGGACCTGTAGGTTCAGGAAAAACAGCATTATTGGATGCATTATGCAAAACCATGCGCGATACTTATCAACTGGCTGTCGTGACTAACGATATTTATACCCAAGAAGATGCTCAATTTTTAGTCCGTTCTCAGGCATTAGCGCGCGATCGCGTTTTAGGTGTCGAAACCGGCGGTTGTCCGCACACCGCAATTCGAGAAGATGCCAGTCTCAATCTCGCGGCCATTGAACAGCTAGAAAACCAATTTAACCCACTTGACTTACTCTTTGTCGAGAGTGGGGGGGATAACCTAGCGGCAACCTTTAGTCCCGAACTCGTTGATCTTACCATCTACGTCATTGATGTGGCAGCAGGAGATAAAATTCCTCGCAAAGGGGGACCGGGGATCACCAAATCTGATCTGTTAGTAATTAATAAAATTGATTTAGCGCCCTATGTCGGTGCTGATCTCTCTGTAATGGAACGAGATGCAAAAAAGATGCGCGGCGAAAAACCGTTTGTCTTTACCAACTTAAAACAACAACAAGGATTAACAACAGTACAAGATTTTATTCGTTCTCACCTCATTTAA